A genomic window from Nicotiana sylvestris chromosome 11, ASM39365v2, whole genome shotgun sequence includes:
- the LOC138880893 gene encoding uncharacterized protein: protein MSKYPRAASFSKEWKQNLEIVQSYLLKAQKRMKRHADQNRRFVEYQVGDKVMVKIPKRYLFAGVHDPCLLQKYIGPLSIERRIGKVAYRVDTPAWWKIHHVFHVSLLKPFWEDTEDPSRSQLTILGIRGPNSTGKRRVEAILDDRVIHASRKDHQEFLVKWQGCDAEENTWERGTHLKAYKSLIEDYLASKASRTLPTQTFFDVYYVLDPAD, encoded by the exons atgtctaaatatcctcgagctgctagcttctcaaaagagtggaagcaaaatttggagatagtgcagAGCTATCTTCTCAaggctcaaaagcggatgaagaggcatgctgatcagaatcgtcgctttgttgaataccaagtaggagacaaagtgatggtcaaaattccaaagcgTTACTTATTTGCGGGGGTCCATGACCCTTGCCTACTGCAAAAATacattggacccttgtccattgaaaggcgcattgggaaagttgcataccgggtggataccccagcttggtggaaaattcatcatgtcttccatgtcagcctcctgaaaccttttTGGGAAGACACGGAGGATCCTTCAAGGAGCCAGCTCACAATATTGGGTATTCGAGGGCCCAATTCAACCGGGAaaaggcgtgttgaagctatccttgatgatagagtgattcatgcctcaaggaaagatcaccaagagttcttGGTAAAATGGCAGGGTTGTGATGcagaggagaacacttgggagaggggaacacaccttaaagcctacaagagcctaattgaagattatcttgcaagtaaggcgtCAAGGACGTTGCCAACTCAA Acattctttgacgtttactacgtcttggatcctgctgattaa